The genomic interval CTAAGCCTCCCGCAACTATTGAGTGGGAATAAATTGGCATAACTCTTGGTCATAAACTCACTATATTTTTTGATATGAAATACTTCTTTTTTGTTTGTTTAATTGCTTTTTCGAATGGACTATTCGCTCAAACTGAATCAAAAGATTGGGTGTATGAATATTCAAATGGAAAAAAGTATGCAGTGCATATCGCGCAAGCTGGAAATACCTTGTGGGGAATTCATACAACTTACAATGTTCCAGTTGATGATATCGTCGCAACGAATCCAGGAATTGAAAAAGGGGTAAAAGAAGGTTTTCGCTATTTAATTCCACTTGGGGGAGCTGATATGAAGGTTCTAAGTGGCACCATTGTGCGGGAACACGTGGTTGAAAAAGGAGAAACAGCCTTTTCAATCGCTAAAAAATACAATTCTTCGGTAGATGATTTATTGAAATTTAATCCAGGAATTGATAAAGGATTGAAAGTAGGACAAGTATTGAAAGTAGTGATTGTTCCAACTAGTGAGAATATCCCTCCAAAACAAGCCGATAAACCGGTTGTAGTTGCTCCATCTATTACGTTTTCGGATACCGTATTGGTATATGAAGTCAAAGCAAGTGAAACCTTGTATACGATTTCTAAACGCTTCATGGTTCCTGTAACGGATTTACAGAAATTCAACAACTTGAAATCCTCCGCTATCAAATCGGGAGATGTATTGAGAATTCCGTTGAAGAAGGAGAATGTGAAGCAAGTTCAAGTGCGTGAAGTGAAACCAAAAGAAGAACTTCAAAAGATAGATGAAGAATTGATTTTCAAACCGAAAACGAAGTATACAATTGCTGTACTTTTAAGTTTCGGGTTAAATGACAAATCGAATTCAGCATTGAAAAATTTGGCTACCGAGTTTTATATGGGAGTAGAATTAGCTGCCGATTCTTTGGAACGATTGGGGTTTGATGCAACGATTAAAGTGATTGATTTACCGATGGATTCTGTAGGGATTTTCAAAATTTTGAACACTTCAGAAATGAAGAACATGGATTTGATTTTTGGGCCACTGGTTCCTCAAAGCGCTGATATCGTTGGTAGATGGTGTGGGAAGCAAAAAATTAGAATGGTTTGTCCTTCGGCTTGTAATAGCTCCTTGCTAAAGAATAATCCGTACATCTATGCTTCGGTTGCTACAGATATGACTCAGCAAGAGATTTTGGCAAAATATACCATTGACAAGTACAAAACAGCTCAGATTATCTTAGTTAATCCAGGAAATACAAAAGATCAGGAATTGTATGATGCTTACCGGAAACGATTCATCGAACTTTCTAAGAAAAATGGAAACATGAAGCTGATTGAAGCAAAAATAGCTGATTTTACGACGTTCATCTCGAAAAGTGGTGAATCGGTTGTTGTTTTTCCATCCCGAGATAAAGGAACCGTTATCAATTTTATTAATTCACTACATAAAGCTGCTGGAAAATCGAATAATGCTGATGTTACAGTAATGGGAACAAAAGAATGGGCTGGATTTGATGACATTGCAGGGTATTACAAATCGAAATACAAAATTACTTGGGCATCTTCTAGTGATTTGAATTATTCTTTGCCTGATACGCAAACATTGTTGCGTTTGTATCGAAAGAAATACCGTGCAGATATGAACAAAGCTGGAGCTCATGGCTTTGATGTTGTTTATTATTTCTCAAAAACGCTTCTAATGCAAGAAGAAGTTCCAAGTGAAGTTATTAATTCCTTTGAGTTAAAAACTACTTCTGTTGGGGGCGGATACGAAAATCAATCGTGTTTTATCTTAAAGCATGAAGATTATGAATTAGTTCGAGTAGGAGTTTTCTATGAATAAGGAAACAATAGGACAAGAATTTCGTGCATTACAACTGTTTATTTGTAATGAATTAGAACGAATTGATGGTACGGCTAAATTTTCCGAAGATGCTTGGGATCGATTAGAAGGAGGCGGCGGTAAAACTCGAACAATTCGAAATGGATCATTGATTGAGAAAGGTGGAGTTGCTTTTTCTGAAGTTTATGGACCTGTTTCTGAAGAAATGAAAACCCAGTTGAAATTGGACGGCAATCATTTTTATGCAACGGGTGTTTCCATTGTTCTTCATCCTAATAATCCACATGTTCCAATTATTCATATGAACGTTCGTTATTTTGAATTGGATAATGGAATTTATTGGTTTGGCGGAGGTATTGATTTAACGCCACATTATGTCATTCACGATCAAGCGATCTTATTTCACAAGCAACTACGAACGGTTTGTAATAAATACGATGAGTCTTTCTATGCAAAATTCAAAGAATGGGCTGATGAATATTTCTCTATTCCGCACAGAGCTGAAACTCGAGGAGTTGGAGGTATTTTCTTTGATCATTTGAACAATCATTTTCAATTGAATAAAGAACAATTGTTCCGATTCTGTTTGGATTTGGGAGAAAGTTTTCCGTTTATCTATGAAGAACAAGCTGATTTAGGTCGGAATAAATTGGTTACAGCAGCTGAAAAGCAATGGATGAATTACCGAAGAGGTCGTTACGTAGAATTCAATTTGGTGCATGATCGTGGAACCAAGTTTGGTCTTTTTTCAGGAGGTCGCACAGAATCTATATTGATGAGCTTGCCGCCTTTAGCTGAATGGGAATACAATTACAAGCCCGATGTGAACTCTTTGGAGGGTCAAACACTCACTTATTTAAGTCAAAAACACACTTATTTGTAGGGATAATCGAAGTTATTGTACAGAAGGAGATTACGCTATTTTTTAAGATTCCACTTTTGCTTGTTATTTTTTAACAAATTCAGTGTCATTTATTGGCAACTATCATTTCATTCTTGCGTAACTTTGTCAAATAATTGGTTGTTACCAGTTAACAAAAATAAAATTCAAACCCAAAAAGAAAGGGAGTCTAGTTAGGCTTCCTTTCTTCTTTTTATCTCTTCTTTGATTAGTTTTAATTCTCTTCCAGTCTGACCTTTCACCGAAGTGTTTTCATCTGCTCTTCGAAACAAATAAGGGATGACTTCTTTTACAGGGCCATAAGGAACATATTTTGCAACATTGAATCCTTGCGATGCTAAGGTGTAAGAAATGTGATCACTCATTCCTAATAATTGCGCAAAATAGATGCGTTTATCCTCTTTTTCAATCTTTCTTTCGGTGATTAGACTTGCTAGAAATGCAGATGAATATTCATTGTGTGAACCAGCGCATAAGGCAATGTTCGTGAAATTATCTGCTTCTAATAAAAACTCTAAAGCCAAGTTGTAATCCGAATCACAGGTTTCTTTTGTTGCTTGAATGGGGGAGTTGTATCCTTTTTCTAGAGCTCTCCTGCGTTCCTTTTCCATATAAGCCCCACGAACCAGTTTCACACCATAGTGAATGTTTTCACCTTTGGCCCAACTAGCTTGTTTTTTTAGGAATGCTAAACGATCATGACGATACATTTGAATCGTATTGAATACAATGGCCTTTTTATGATTGTATTTCAGCATCATGTCATGGGTAATTCGATCAATCACATCTTGAATCCAGCTTTCTTCTGCATCAATGAAAACAGGAACATCTGCATCATATCCTTCTTGACAGATTCTATTTACGCGTTCTACGGTCCCTTGGTACTCTTCTAGTTCAGCTTCAGAAATTTCATCTAAACCTGAATTCGTTAGTTCCAATAATCCAAAACGCGCAATTCCAGTAATTTTAAATACAGCGAATGGAATTCCAGGATTCCCTTTAGCTTTATGAATTGTTGCAATGATTTCTTGGGTTGTCTTCTCGAAGTCTTCAGGACTCGTTTTACCTTCTACAGAATAATCTAAAATGGTTCCGACATGGTTTTTCCACATAGAGTCAATAGTGGAAGTACATTCTTCAATGGTTTCACCTCCGCAGAATTGTTCAAAGATGGTTGCTTTGATCATTCCCTTAATTGGGAGTCCAACATTTAATCCGAAACGAGCTAAGCCTTTACCCATTTTAACTAAAAAGGGACTTGCCATGACAGAAAAAAGAAAATGAGCGCGTTTCAAATCTTTATTAGACTTGTGTTTAAATGCAATCTCTGTATTATTAAAAGAGTTCATGAAGCAAAATTAATCGCTTTCTAGTATTTTTGTTCACCTTTAATCTGAAATTTGTTGTTACATCATTGAAATAAGTGCTTTGAAAAAAATTAATTGTAATTCTTGTCCAATAGAAGTGGGAGATTTGGAACAATCATCCTTTGTTGACTTGCTTCATAATCACTATTCTTCCGTTCGGAAAGTAATCATTGTTGATGAAAACACACATGATTTTTGTTTGGAGTATTTATTGACTGCTTTTCCAACTTTGGAGGAAGCCGAAGTTATTTTATTACCTACGGGAGAAGAAAATAAAGTGATGGAAGTTTGTTTTCAAGTATTGGAAGCGCTTTCTGAATATGGAATTGTTCGCTCCGATTTGATTATCACTCTGGGTGGAGGAGTTGTTAGTGATATGGGAGGATTTATTGCTTCGATTTATAAACGCGGCTTAGATTGCATTCATATTCCAACGTCTTTATTGGGGATGGTGGATGCATCATTAGGTGGGAAAACGGGAATTGATTTGGGGAATTACAAAAATCAAATAGGAACTTTTCACCATCCAGTTGCTGTTTTTATTGACCAACGATTTTTATCTACTTTGCCAGAAGAGGAATGGAAGAGTGGTTTCGCAGAGGTTCTGAAACATGCATTGGTTTCAGATAAAGAGGAATGGGAGCGGTTGATTGCAAGTAAACAGGATGAATTATTCTCAGAAGAAAATCTTGCACTCTTGCTTGAAAAATCAGTTTCCATTAAATCGAATGTTGTAACTGAAGATCCAACTGAGAAAGGAAAACGAAAAATATTGAATTTTGGGCATA from Fluviicola taffensis DSM 16823 carries:
- a CDS encoding LysM peptidoglycan-binding domain-containing protein translates to MKYFFFVCLIAFSNGLFAQTESKDWVYEYSNGKKYAVHIAQAGNTLWGIHTTYNVPVDDIVATNPGIEKGVKEGFRYLIPLGGADMKVLSGTIVREHVVEKGETAFSIAKKYNSSVDDLLKFNPGIDKGLKVGQVLKVVIVPTSENIPPKQADKPVVVAPSITFSDTVLVYEVKASETLYTISKRFMVPVTDLQKFNNLKSSAIKSGDVLRIPLKKENVKQVQVREVKPKEELQKIDEELIFKPKTKYTIAVLLSFGLNDKSNSALKNLATEFYMGVELAADSLERLGFDATIKVIDLPMDSVGIFKILNTSEMKNMDLIFGPLVPQSADIVGRWCGKQKIRMVCPSACNSSLLKNNPYIYASVATDMTQQEILAKYTIDKYKTAQIILVNPGNTKDQELYDAYRKRFIELSKKNGNMKLIEAKIADFTTFISKSGESVVVFPSRDKGTVINFINSLHKAAGKSNNADVTVMGTKEWAGFDDIAGYYKSKYKITWASSSDLNYSLPDTQTLLRLYRKKYRADMNKAGAHGFDVVYYFSKTLLMQEEVPSEVINSFELKTTSVGGGYENQSCFILKHEDYELVRVGVFYE
- the aroB gene encoding 3-dehydroquinate synthase, giving the protein MKKINCNSCPIEVGDLEQSSFVDLLHNHYSSVRKVIIVDENTHDFCLEYLLTAFPTLEEAEVILLPTGEENKVMEVCFQVLEALSEYGIVRSDLIITLGGGVVSDMGGFIASIYKRGLDCIHIPTSLLGMVDASLGGKTGIDLGNYKNQIGTFHHPVAVFIDQRFLSTLPEEEWKSGFAEVLKHALVSDKEEWERLIASKQDELFSEENLALLLEKSVSIKSNVVTEDPTEKGKRKILNFGHTIGHAIEGYYLDLEPISHGNCVALGIIAEAYLSNKKGTLSTEDLHGIVQVIRALYPCPEDFLVGVSNIIELMKNDKKNDQQGIRMCFLDEIGSCSWNHLVDENDAKMALDYLYQAYYKN
- a CDS encoding proline dehydrogenase family protein — translated: MNSFNNTEIAFKHKSNKDLKRAHFLFSVMASPFLVKMGKGLARFGLNVGLPIKGMIKATIFEQFCGGETIEECTSTIDSMWKNHVGTILDYSVEGKTSPEDFEKTTQEIIATIHKAKGNPGIPFAVFKITGIARFGLLELTNSGLDEISEAELEEYQGTVERVNRICQEGYDADVPVFIDAEESWIQDVIDRITHDMMLKYNHKKAIVFNTIQMYRHDRLAFLKKQASWAKGENIHYGVKLVRGAYMEKERRRALEKGYNSPIQATKETCDSDYNLALEFLLEADNFTNIALCAGSHNEYSSAFLASLITERKIEKEDKRIYFAQLLGMSDHISYTLASQGFNVAKYVPYGPVKEVIPYLFRRADENTSVKGQTGRELKLIKEEIKRRKEA
- the hemF gene encoding oxygen-dependent coproporphyrinogen oxidase encodes the protein MNKETIGQEFRALQLFICNELERIDGTAKFSEDAWDRLEGGGGKTRTIRNGSLIEKGGVAFSEVYGPVSEEMKTQLKLDGNHFYATGVSIVLHPNNPHVPIIHMNVRYFELDNGIYWFGGGIDLTPHYVIHDQAILFHKQLRTVCNKYDESFYAKFKEWADEYFSIPHRAETRGVGGIFFDHLNNHFQLNKEQLFRFCLDLGESFPFIYEEQADLGRNKLVTAAEKQWMNYRRGRYVEFNLVHDRGTKFGLFSGGRTESILMSLPPLAEWEYNYKPDVNSLEGQTLTYLSQKHTYL